One Ostrea edulis chromosome 2, xbOstEdul1.1, whole genome shotgun sequence genomic region harbors:
- the LOC125679758 gene encoding polyketide synthase Pks13-like isoform X2, protein MNGEFEAHFIEDTKVLSHYSVTGLSRSVISAQVAYFLNLHGPALTLDTACSSSLVAIHAGAQAIRTGEINLAICGGVNVLMSHMMPIVLSKARMASPTGKCHTFSKNADGYVRGEGCGVVILKRLGDAMRDNDKIWGTINTACNQDGHENSPITAPAESQQIRLLEKIFNKSGIDPGSVQYIEAHGTGTLLVIR, encoded by the exons ATGAACGGGGAGTTCGAAGCCCATTTCATAGAAGATACTAAGGTGTTGTCCCATTACTCCGTCACTGGACTTAGTAGGAGTGTTATATCAGCACAGGTTGCCTACTTTTTAAATTTGCATGGTCCAGCTCTTACGTTAGATACTGCTTGTTCCTCATCGCTTGTTGCTATCCACGCAGGCGCACAGGCAATAAGAACAG GAGAGATAAATCTTGCAATATGTGGGGGTGTGAATGTTCTGATGAGTCACATGATGCCGATAGTATTGTCAAAGGCACGGATGGCATCACCTACAGGAAAATGTCACACTTTCTCAAAGAATGCTGATGGATACGTCAGAGGGGAAGGATGTGGAGTTGTCATCCTCAAACGTCTTGGCGAT GCTATGCGTGATAACGATAAGATATGGGGAACCATTAACACAGCCTGCAATCAAGATGGACATGAAAATTCACCAATTACAGCACCTGCAGAGAGTCAACAAATTCGccttctagagaagattttcaacaAATCAGGAATCGATCCTGGCAGCGTGCAGTACATTGAAGCTCACG